The Pseudanabaena galeata CCNP1313 genome includes a region encoding these proteins:
- a CDS encoding type II restriction-modification system restriction endonuclease, translating into MTLLTIESLCAEAALFSEIESIHPQPTLYGVTDGKAIGTYLEQKFRLYLKNKYDFIEGNSASGIDFPSLLIDIKVTSIKQPQSSCPFKSARQKIFGLGYGLIIFVYDKTDDSINRTGTLNILHTIYVSAERTSDFQMTRGIRNILANEGNKDDLIAFMADRNLPIDEIELSNIADEIIISHPIQGFLTISNALQWRLQYGRVIDLAGQEEGLIVIYRNS; encoded by the coding sequence ATGACACTTTTAACTATAGAATCTCTTTGTGCTGAAGCTGCTCTATTTTCAGAGATTGAGTCTATTCATCCACAACCAACACTTTATGGAGTAACTGATGGAAAAGCTATTGGAACATACTTAGAACAAAAATTCAGACTGTATCTCAAAAATAAATATGATTTTATAGAAGGTAATTCTGCTAGTGGAATTGATTTTCCAAGTTTGCTCATAGATATTAAGGTGACAAGCATTAAGCAGCCTCAGTCATCTTGTCCATTCAAATCTGCCCGACAAAAGATTTTTGGGCTAGGCTACGGGTTGATCATTTTTGTCTATGATAAAACTGACGATAGTATTAATAGAACTGGAACTCTAAATATTCTGCATACAATCTATGTAAGTGCTGAAAGAACAAGCGATTTTCAGATGACTCGTGGTATTCGCAATATTTTAGCTAATGAAGGGAATAAAGACGATTTGATAGCGTTTATGGCTGATCGAAATTTACCTATTGATGAAATCGAGTTGTCAAATATTGCTGATGAAATAATTATTAGTCATCCTATTCAAGGCTTTTTAACTATTTCCAATGCTTTGCAATGGCGACTTCAATACGGAAGAGTAATTGACCTTGCTGGACAAGAAGAAGGATTGATAGTAATTTATAGGAATAGTTAA
- a CDS encoding ABC transporter ATP-binding protein, producing the protein MQAIAVLDKVSYIYPNSKETVLKDISLTINKGEFLGIIGATGAGKTTLCLALTGIVPQFYGGRFFGKIAIAGLDSLEHPVSELARHVGIVFEDPEIQITATSVENEIAFALENLCVPREEILRRIPIVLKSVRLEGFEKKNPQELSGGQKQRLAIAAALALQPDLLILDEPTSQLDPIGSQEVFATVRELKEELGVAIVMVSHAAEEMAEFCDRIALLSKGKLLAVGTPDEIYAQIDLLEQNKLRPPEVAQAFSQIQHKGINIPQIPVTLDAGIAALTELRSQILPNDPPLFTTPTRSSRPPVLSVQNLKHTYDDGTEALKNVSLDIHEGEYVLIVGQNGAGKSTLVKHFLNLLKPTSGKVLVGDRDTRELSVSDLAQSIGYLAQNPDNQIFNTSVEKEVAFALPFLGYAPDVVKKETERSLKAMQLWEQRHAHPLSLPKGERGRIVIAALLAMNPEIIIFDEPTTGQDYQGASSILQVSRQLHQMGKTVIVITHHLYLMPDYADRAIVMGKGTILLDAPLRQAYHQTDLLESTYLTPPQSVMLSQKLSAFCDRDYPLITPTELASCFIQTQSTIG; encoded by the coding sequence ATGCAAGCGATCGCGGTCTTAGACAAAGTTTCCTATATCTATCCCAACTCCAAAGAGACAGTCTTAAAAGATATCTCGTTAACCATTAACAAAGGAGAATTTTTAGGAATCATTGGCGCGACAGGAGCAGGTAAAACTACCCTATGTCTTGCCCTCACTGGCATCGTTCCCCAGTTTTACGGTGGACGTTTTTTTGGCAAAATTGCGATCGCAGGATTAGATAGCCTCGAACATCCCGTCAGTGAACTAGCGCGTCATGTGGGGATTGTGTTTGAAGATCCTGAAATCCAGATTACCGCTACATCCGTCGAAAATGAGATCGCCTTTGCCCTCGAAAATCTCTGTGTCCCCCGTGAAGAAATCCTGCGCCGCATTCCCATTGTTTTAAAATCAGTTCGTTTGGAAGGCTTTGAAAAGAAGAATCCCCAAGAGCTTTCAGGTGGTCAAAAACAGCGTTTAGCCATTGCCGCCGCCTTAGCACTGCAACCTGATTTATTAATTCTTGATGAACCCACTTCGCAACTCGATCCCATTGGTTCCCAAGAAGTCTTTGCTACAGTCAGAGAATTAAAAGAAGAACTCGGCGTAGCAATCGTCATGGTTTCCCATGCTGCGGAAGAAATGGCAGAATTTTGCGATCGCATTGCCTTGCTTTCAAAGGGGAAATTGCTAGCCGTCGGCACTCCCGATGAAATCTACGCACAGATTGATTTACTAGAACAAAACAAACTCCGTCCGCCCGAAGTTGCTCAAGCTTTTAGCCAAATTCAGCACAAGGGAATTAATATTCCGCAGATTCCCGTTACTTTGGATGCGGGTATAGCAGCTTTAACTGAACTGCGATCGCAAATTCTCCCCAATGATCCGCCCCTATTTACAACTCCGACTCGCAGTAGCAGACCACCCGTTCTCTCAGTTCAAAATCTCAAACATACCTATGACGATGGTACGGAAGCTCTCAAAAATGTCTCGCTAGACATCCATGAGGGTGAATACGTGCTGATCGTGGGACAGAATGGTGCGGGTAAAAGTACATTGGTTAAGCATTTTCTCAACTTGCTAAAACCGACATCAGGCAAAGTATTAGTAGGTGATCGCGATACCAGAGAGCTATCCGTCAGCGACCTTGCTCAATCCATCGGCTACCTTGCCCAAAATCCTGACAACCAAATTTTTAATACTTCCGTTGAGAAGGAAGTTGCTTTTGCTTTGCCTTTTCTTGGTTATGCGCCTGATGTCGTCAAGAAAGAAACTGAGCGCAGTCTTAAAGCCATGCAACTCTGGGAACAGCGCCATGCTCATCCGTTATCTTTACCCAAAGGAGAACGTGGACGCATCGTGATTGCAGCCCTATTAGCAATGAATCCTGAGATCATCATTTTTGATGAACCGACGACAGGGCAAGACTATCAGGGTGCTTCTTCGATTTTACAAGTCAGTCGGCAATTGCATCAAATGGGGAAAACTGTAATTGTAATTACGCACCATTTATACTTAATGCCCGACTATGCCGATCGCGCGATCGTGATGGGAAAAGGTACGATCTTACTAGATGCACCGTTGCGCCAAGCCTATCATCAAACTGATTTGCTAGAGTCTACCTATCTCACGCCACCGCAATCAGTGATGTTATCGCAAAAGCTGAGTGCTTTTTGCGATCGCGACTATCCTCTAATTACCCCCACAGAATTAGCCAGTTGTTTCATTCAAACACAAAGCACTATAGGCTAA
- a CDS encoding acetolactate synthase large subunit, with protein MKTAELLVKCLENEGVEYIFGLPGEENMAVLNALENSSITFITTRHEQGAAFMADVYGRLTGKPGVCLSTLGPGATNLMTGVADANLDCAPLIAITGQVGTDRMHINSHQYLDLVAMFEPVTKWNAQIVRPSITPEIVRKAFKLAKSEKPGAVHIDLPENIADMEVTGQPLLIKGDRNSMYASYRSLSEAALLIAQAKNPLILVGNGAIRSQASQAFIDFATRLNIPVANTFMGKGVIPYRHPLALWSIGLQQRDVINCAFDETDLVIAVGYDLIEYSPKKWNPHGTIPIIHIAELPAEVDSSYMPQVEIVGDISDSLVEIMHRCDRTGMTDPHAIALRPQVLATYEQYAHDDGFPIKPQKIIYDLRQVMAAEDIVISDVGAHKMWMARHYHCDRPNTCIISNGFAAMGIAIPGAIAAKLVNPDRKIVAVTGDGGFMMNMQELETATRIGTPFVTIIFNDGGYGLIEWKQQIHYGRSAFIKFGNPDFVKLAESMGLIGYRVTSAMDLIPTLKEALAQNVPAVIDCPVDYRENMLFSRKVGDLSCPM; from the coding sequence ATGAAAACCGCAGAACTATTAGTCAAATGCTTAGAGAATGAGGGAGTAGAATATATCTTCGGTCTGCCGGGGGAAGAGAATATGGCGGTTCTCAATGCCCTTGAGAATTCATCGATTACATTTATTACTACACGTCATGAGCAGGGAGCCGCTTTCATGGCAGATGTCTATGGCAGACTTACAGGTAAACCGGGGGTATGTTTATCGACGCTTGGGCCAGGAGCTACAAATTTGATGACGGGGGTTGCCGATGCCAACTTAGACTGTGCGCCATTGATTGCCATTACGGGGCAAGTGGGAACTGATCGGATGCATATCAATTCCCATCAATACCTTGATCTAGTTGCCATGTTCGAGCCTGTAACCAAATGGAATGCTCAAATCGTGCGCCCTAGCATCACCCCTGAAATTGTGCGTAAAGCCTTTAAACTGGCTAAATCTGAGAAACCGGGAGCAGTACATATTGACTTACCAGAAAATATTGCCGATATGGAAGTCACAGGGCAACCTTTATTGATTAAAGGCGATCGCAATTCGATGTATGCATCCTATCGCAGCTTATCGGAAGCCGCTCTACTGATTGCACAAGCCAAAAATCCTTTGATTCTGGTGGGCAATGGGGCAATTCGTTCTCAAGCTAGTCAAGCTTTCATCGATTTTGCGACCCGTTTAAATATCCCTGTGGCAAATACCTTTATGGGTAAGGGTGTCATTCCCTACCGTCATCCTCTGGCGCTTTGGTCAATCGGTTTGCAGCAGAGGGATGTAATTAATTGCGCTTTTGATGAAACGGATTTAGTAATCGCTGTTGGCTATGACTTAATCGAATATTCCCCCAAGAAATGGAATCCTCATGGCACAATTCCGATTATTCACATTGCGGAGTTACCTGCGGAAGTTGACAGCAGCTATATGCCTCAAGTGGAAATTGTGGGTGATATTTCGGATTCATTGGTGGAGATTATGCACCGTTGCGATCGCACAGGAATGACTGATCCTCACGCGATCGCCCTACGTCCACAAGTTCTGGCTACCTATGAGCAGTATGCCCATGATGACGGGTTTCCGATTAAGCCCCAGAAGATTATCTACGATCTGCGTCAAGTCATGGCTGCTGAGGATATCGTGATTTCCGATGTGGGAGCGCATAAGATGTGGATGGCAAGGCATTACCACTGCGATCGCCCTAATACTTGCATTATTTCCAATGGTTTTGCGGCGATGGGGATCGCAATTCCGGGGGCGATCGCGGCGAAACTGGTCAATCCTGATCGCAAGATCGTCGCCGTAACAGGTGACGGTGGCTTTATGATGAATATGCAAGAATTAGAAACCGCAACTCGTATCGGTACGCCCTTTGTGACGATTATTTTTAATGATGGTGGCTATGGACTGATCGAATGGAAGCAACAAATCCATTATGGTCGATCCGCATTCATCAAATTTGGTAATCCTGACTTTGTGAAACTTGCCGAGAGTATGGGGCTAATAGGCTATCGCGTCACATCGGCAATGGATTTAATACCGACACTTAAGGAAGCGCTTGCCCAAAATGTACCTGCTGTCATCGATTGCCCCGTTGATTACCGCGAAAATATGCTGTTTTCTCGCAAAGTCGGCGATTTATCTTGTCCGATGTAA
- a CDS encoding NAD-dependent succinate-semialdehyde dehydrogenase — translation MAIASINPVTGEVLKTFEPLTDQQLEHKLALADRTFATYKHTSFRDRAQWMLQAADILEAKKTEFGIIMTLEMGKTLKSAIAEIEKCANLCRFYAEHAPQFLADTPAQTDASRTIIRYQPLGIILAVMPWNFPFWQVFRFAVPALMAGNVGLLKHASNVPQCALAIAEVFHAAGIPEGAFQSLLVGADRVAGLVADARVKAATLTGSESAGQSLAAIAGHHLKKVVLELGGSDPFIVLKSADLDLAVSTAVTARVMNNGQTCIAAKRFIIEEAIADQFIAKFVEKFKALKVGDPMQPETDVGPLATPQILNELDLQVKATVDLGAKVLVGGYRVKEKGNFYAPTILADIPLGAPPYQEEFFGPVASVFRVQNFTEAIALANSTNFGLGASFWSNDQQEIELAIEQIEAGAVFVNGMVKSDPRIPFGGIKRSGFGRELGVEGIREFVNIKTIWIK, via the coding sequence ATGGCGATCGCATCAATAAATCCTGTAACGGGAGAAGTGTTAAAGACCTTTGAGCCTTTGACAGATCAGCAACTCGAACATAAGCTAGCACTCGCCGATCGCACCTTTGCCACTTACAAACACACGAGTTTTCGCGATCGCGCCCAATGGATGCTCCAAGCCGCTGACATTCTGGAAGCAAAGAAAACTGAATTTGGGATCATCATGACCCTTGAAATGGGGAAAACTCTCAAAAGTGCGATCGCCGAAATCGAGAAATGTGCCAATCTCTGCCGCTTTTATGCCGAACATGCACCACAGTTTTTAGCGGATACTCCTGCCCAAACCGATGCTAGCCGAACGATCATTCGCTATCAACCCTTAGGAATTATCCTTGCAGTCATGCCTTGGAACTTTCCATTTTGGCAAGTGTTTCGCTTTGCTGTGCCTGCACTGATGGCAGGGAATGTGGGACTGCTAAAGCACGCCTCGAATGTACCGCAATGTGCCTTAGCGATCGCGGAAGTCTTCCATGCTGCGGGTATACCTGAAGGTGCATTTCAATCCCTGTTAGTTGGAGCGGATCGCGTAGCGGGACTAGTTGCCGATGCGAGAGTAAAGGCGGCGACATTGACAGGAAGCGAATCTGCGGGACAAAGCCTTGCCGCGATCGCAGGGCATCATCTTAAAAAAGTAGTTTTGGAACTTGGGGGCAGTGATCCGTTTATTGTGCTTAAAAGTGCGGATTTAGATTTGGCGGTCAGTACCGCAGTGACAGCGCGAGTGATGAACAATGGACAGACCTGTATTGCGGCGAAGCGTTTTATTATCGAAGAGGCGATCGCTGATCAGTTTATTGCTAAATTTGTCGAGAAATTCAAAGCGCTAAAAGTAGGCGATCCGATGCAGCCTGAAACTGACGTGGGTCCCCTTGCGACACCACAAATTTTAAATGAACTAGATTTGCAAGTGAAAGCCACGGTCGATCTAGGGGCAAAGGTCTTAGTTGGGGGGTATCGCGTGAAGGAGAAAGGCAATTTTTATGCGCCGACAATTTTGGCGGATATTCCTTTGGGTGCGCCACCCTATCAAGAAGAATTTTTTGGCCCCGTTGCCTCCGTTTTTCGGGTGCAGAACTTCACTGAAGCGATCGCCCTTGCGAATAGCACTAATTTTGGATTGGGAGCAAGCTTTTGGAGTAACGATCAACAGGAAATAGAATTAGCGATCGAACAAATCGAGGCGGGTGCAGTCTTTGTTAATGGGATGGTCAAATCCGATCCGCGTATTCCTTTTGGCGGAATCAAGCGATCGGGTTTTGGACGTGAGTTAGGTGTCGAAGGTATTCGCGAATTCGTGAATATTAAAACTATTTGGATTAAATAA